Proteins from one Algicella marina genomic window:
- a CDS encoding ABC transporter permease, giving the protein MLTLEPRTAGPLRQVLTPVLAIVATMIAGGILFMLLGKNPVEAIKIIFVDPLFDAYSRSELLVKAAPLALIATGLSFGYRANVWNIGAEGQFILGAICGGAVGLAFYGIDGWFVLPLMAVAGMLGGFAWAMIPAFLRTRFNANEILVSLMLVYVATLLLSALVSGPLRDPDGFNFPESRQFHDSATLPILLQGTRVHIGIVIALLVSLVGWLVLQRHVFGFQIKLMGAAPRAAHFAGVSTNRMVYLCLGISGALAGLAGMFEAAGPVGQLVPSLPAGYGFTAIIVAFLGRLHPAGIILASLVLALTIIGGETAQYLLQVPKAAISVFQGMLLFFLLAFEIFTRFRLRRSGAGATA; this is encoded by the coding sequence ATGCTCACGCTTGAGCCGCGAACCGCCGGCCCATTGCGCCAGGTGCTGACCCCTGTACTGGCCATCGTCGCGACCATGATAGCTGGCGGCATTCTTTTCATGCTCCTCGGCAAGAACCCGGTCGAGGCAATCAAGATCATCTTCGTCGATCCGCTTTTCGATGCCTATTCCCGGTCCGAACTCTTGGTAAAGGCGGCACCGCTGGCGCTGATCGCAACGGGTCTCTCTTTCGGCTATCGCGCCAACGTCTGGAATATCGGCGCAGAAGGGCAATTCATCCTGGGGGCAATTTGCGGTGGTGCCGTCGGGCTGGCCTTCTACGGAATCGACGGCTGGTTCGTTCTGCCACTGATGGCGGTGGCCGGCATGCTCGGAGGATTCGCATGGGCGATGATACCTGCTTTTCTGCGCACTCGCTTCAACGCCAACGAAATCCTCGTTTCGCTGATGCTGGTTTACGTGGCGACCTTGCTTCTCTCGGCCCTGGTCTCAGGTCCGCTGAGAGACCCGGACGGCTTCAATTTTCCCGAGTCGCGCCAGTTCCACGATAGCGCCACCCTGCCGATACTTCTGCAGGGTACCCGCGTCCATATCGGCATCGTCATCGCACTCCTTGTTTCACTCGTTGGTTGGTTGGTACTTCAAAGGCATGTCTTCGGGTTCCAAATCAAGCTTATGGGCGCCGCACCGCGTGCCGCCCATTTTGCCGGCGTGTCCACCAACCGGATGGTCTATCTTTGTCTCGGTATTTCCGGGGCGCTCGCCGGGCTGGCAGGGATGTTCGAGGCGGCCGGTCCGGTCGGCCAATTGGTTCCTTCGCTCCCGGCGGGCTACGGCTTCACTGCGATCATCGTCGCCTTTCTCGGACGCCTGCACCCTGCCGGGATCATTCTTGCCAGTCTCGTTCTGGCGCTGACGATCATCGGCGGCGAGACAGCCCAGTATTTGCTGCAAGTCCCGAAGGCAGCAATCTCCGTGTTTCAGGGCATGCTGCTGTTTTTCCTTCTCGCCTTCGAGATCTTCACCCGCTTCCGGCTCCGCCGTTCAGGCGCAGGAGCCACCGCATGA
- the xdhB gene encoding xanthine dehydrogenase molybdopterin binding subunit — MAVQKATPHDSALLHVTGQARYTDDIPLPRGTLHLAFGLSETAAGTITAMDLAEVRAAEGVVSVLTAADLPFANDVSPSIGDEPLLSPGEVRYLGQPLFLVIARSHLAARKAARLASIDYREAKPILTLDEALKAEAFFEPPLFYRRGDAEAALSNSARKIEGSMEIGGQEHFYLEGQAAAAELQEDGIVIHASTQHPSEIQHKVAEALGLPFAAVRVQTRRMGGGFGGKESQGNALAVACAVAARHIGRPTSMRYDRDDDFIITGKRHDLRIRYKAGFDDDGTLQAVSFIHDIRCGWALDLSLPVADRAMLHADNAYFLPNVMITSHRLRTNTQSNTAFRGFGGPQGMVGIERVMDHIAHELRLDPLEVRRRNLYGAAPRNTTHYGQVVEDNIAPALINRLAETSGYEARKAAIELSNDSNPVIKRGIALTPVKFGISFTLTHLNQAGALVHVYSDGSIHLNHGGTEMGQGLNTKVGQVAAAVFGQPLEAVKITATDTGKVPNTSATAASSGSDLNGMACKAACETIRDRLVEFASQHWQQPASAISFTEDGVEIGSEVVAFADLVKAAYMHRVSLSATGFYATPKINWDRLKGQGRPFFYFAYGAAVTEVAIDTLTGENRILRTDILHDCGTSLNPALDIGQIEGGYVQGAGWLTMEELVWDDKGGLRTHAPSTYKIPAASDRPGVFNVALWDAQNNEETIYRSKAVGEPPLMLGISALMALSHAIEQCAPEGPYPSLDAPATPERILRTIAARTGEEW, encoded by the coding sequence ATGGCCGTTCAGAAGGCAACTCCGCATGACAGTGCCTTGCTCCATGTCACCGGTCAGGCGCGCTACACTGACGACATCCCTCTTCCACGCGGCACGCTCCATCTCGCTTTTGGCCTTTCGGAAACTGCCGCTGGAACCATCACTGCCATGGATCTGGCCGAAGTTCGGGCTGCAGAAGGCGTCGTTTCGGTCCTTACTGCCGCCGATCTGCCGTTTGCGAACGATGTTTCCCCTTCAATCGGCGATGAACCTCTTCTGTCACCTGGTGAAGTGCGTTATCTCGGCCAGCCGCTCTTTCTCGTAATTGCCAGGTCCCACCTCGCCGCCCGAAAGGCCGCCCGTCTCGCCAGCATCGACTACCGCGAGGCGAAGCCGATTTTAACACTGGACGAGGCCCTTAAGGCCGAAGCTTTTTTCGAGCCTCCCCTCTTCTATCGTCGCGGCGATGCCGAGGCAGCACTCTCCAACTCTGCCCGCAAGATCGAAGGCAGTATGGAAATCGGGGGACAGGAGCATTTCTACCTCGAAGGGCAGGCCGCTGCGGCCGAACTGCAGGAAGACGGCATCGTCATTCACGCATCCACCCAGCACCCTTCTGAGATCCAGCACAAGGTAGCCGAAGCTCTCGGCCTGCCCTTCGCTGCAGTACGCGTGCAAACCCGACGCATGGGTGGCGGCTTCGGCGGCAAGGAAAGCCAGGGCAATGCACTGGCCGTTGCCTGCGCCGTGGCCGCCCGTCATATCGGCCGCCCGACCTCCATGCGCTATGACCGCGATGACGATTTCATCATCACGGGCAAGCGTCATGATCTGCGCATCCGTTACAAGGCGGGTTTCGATGACGACGGAACGTTGCAGGCAGTCAGCTTCATCCACGACATCCGCTGCGGTTGGGCGCTCGACCTTTCCCTACCGGTCGCCGACCGCGCGATGCTGCACGCCGACAACGCCTACTTCCTGCCCAACGTTATGATCACCTCCCACCGCCTCCGCACCAACACACAAAGCAATACTGCATTCCGCGGCTTCGGCGGCCCGCAGGGAATGGTTGGAATCGAACGTGTGATGGATCACATAGCCCATGAGCTTCGGCTCGATCCGCTGGAGGTGCGCCGCCGGAACCTCTACGGCGCGGCACCGCGCAACACCACGCACTACGGTCAGGTGGTTGAGGACAACATCGCTCCGGCCCTGATCAACCGCCTGGCTGAGACGTCCGGCTATGAGGCCCGCAAAGCTGCGATAGAGCTGTCGAACGATAGCAATCCCGTCATCAAGCGTGGCATTGCCCTGACGCCCGTCAAGTTTGGCATCTCTTTCACCCTGACCCACCTCAATCAGGCTGGGGCGCTGGTGCATGTCTATTCGGACGGCTCGATCCATCTCAATCATGGCGGCACGGAGATGGGCCAGGGCTTGAACACCAAGGTCGGACAGGTTGCAGCCGCCGTCTTTGGCCAACCGCTCGAGGCAGTGAAGATCACGGCGACCGATACCGGTAAGGTGCCGAACACGTCCGCAACCGCAGCGTCTTCCGGATCGGACCTGAATGGTATGGCCTGCAAGGCCGCCTGCGAAACGATCAGGGACCGGCTGGTGGAATTCGCATCGCAACACTGGCAACAACCGGCATCTGCCATCTCGTTCACAGAAGATGGTGTGGAAATCGGATCGGAGGTGGTTGCCTTCGCCGACCTTGTCAAAGCCGCCTACATGCACCGGGTTTCGCTGTCTGCGACCGGCTTCTATGCCACGCCAAAGATCAACTGGGATCGTCTGAAGGGGCAAGGACGACCGTTTTTCTACTTTGCCTACGGTGCGGCAGTGACCGAGGTGGCCATCGACACGCTGACAGGCGAAAACCGCATCCTTCGCACCGACATCCTGCATGACTGCGGCACCTCTCTGAATCCGGCTCTCGACATTGGCCAGATTGAGGGTGGCTACGTTCAGGGTGCAGGCTGGCTGACCATGGAAGAACTCGTCTGGGACGACAAAGGCGGGCTGCGTACCCACGCGCCCTCCACTTACAAGATCCCTGCGGCCTCAGACCGGCCCGGCGTGTTCAACGTCGCGTTGTGGGACGCCCAGAACAACGAAGAGACGATCTACCGGTCAAAGGCCGTCGGCGAGCCGCCCCTAATGCTTGGCATCTCGGCCCTGATGGCCCTGTCACACGCGATCGAACAGTGCGCACCAGAAGGCCCCTACCCTTCACTCGATGCGCCGGCAACACCCGAGCGCATTCTTCGGACCATAGCTGCCCGGACGGGAGAGGAGTGGTGA
- a CDS encoding ABC transporter permease, whose amino-acid sequence MANNISPVLLFASIIAAAQPLVFAAVGEMITEKSGVLNLGVEGMMIIGAIAGFATAVTTGSPLLGVLAAAIAGAALALVFGFLTQVLLANQVATGLALTMFGLGLAALIGQPFSGVKPPPFPKLDLAVISDLPVVGPLLFNHNLMVYFGLVLVALIWAFLTFTRTGLTLRAVGEDHDAAHALGYNVILIRLTAIAVGGAMAGMGGAYLSLVRVPQWTEGMTAGSGWIALAIVVFGTWRTWRVMLGAYLFGGVTILQLNMQIADITPLWLVVLALFLAAVSVTVRSFRSSAPASPWMIGLWFTTLLAGSIAIRHPVSIPTEYLNMAPYIATILVLVAMSADKLRANINAPASLGRVFHRTG is encoded by the coding sequence ATTGCCAACAATATCAGCCCGGTGCTGCTGTTCGCCTCCATCATCGCCGCCGCACAGCCACTGGTCTTCGCCGCTGTCGGTGAAATGATCACCGAGAAATCAGGCGTTCTCAACCTCGGCGTGGAAGGAATGATGATCATCGGTGCCATCGCCGGGTTCGCAACGGCAGTCACCACCGGGTCGCCTTTGCTCGGCGTCTTGGCAGCCGCGATCGCCGGGGCTGCGCTTGCCTTGGTATTCGGCTTTCTCACGCAGGTTTTGCTGGCCAATCAGGTGGCCACCGGCCTCGCATTGACGATGTTCGGCCTTGGCCTTGCCGCCCTGATCGGGCAACCGTTCTCCGGCGTCAAGCCGCCACCATTTCCGAAACTTGATCTCGCTGTCATTTCGGATCTTCCGGTGGTCGGACCGCTGCTCTTCAACCATAATCTGATGGTCTATTTCGGCCTCGTTCTCGTAGCCCTTATCTGGGCTTTTCTCACATTCACGCGCACAGGTCTTACCCTCCGCGCCGTCGGTGAGGATCATGATGCCGCCCACGCACTGGGTTACAATGTCATACTGATCAGACTCACCGCCATCGCAGTTGGCGGGGCGATGGCCGGCATGGGCGGCGCTTATCTCTCGCTCGTGCGCGTCCCTCAGTGGACAGAAGGAATGACAGCGGGGTCCGGCTGGATCGCGCTCGCTATCGTCGTCTTCGGCACGTGGCGGACGTGGCGGGTGATGCTGGGCGCCTACCTTTTCGGCGGGGTCACAATCCTGCAGCTCAACATGCAGATCGCAGATATCACGCCACTGTGGCTCGTCGTTTTGGCACTTTTCCTCGCAGCTGTAAGCGTGACGGTCCGCAGCTTTCGCAGCAGTGCGCCCGCTTCGCCCTGGATGATCGGTCTCTGGTTCACCACTCTCCTTGCCGGTTCCATCGCCATCCGGCACCCGGTGTCGATCCCGACGGAATACCTCAATATGGCACCCTACATCGCCACCATCCTCGTTCTCGTCGCTATGTCAGCAGACAAACTACGGGCCAACATCAACGCTCCGGCTTCACTGGGCCGCGTGTTTCATCGCACCGGCTGA
- a CDS encoding TCR/Tet family MFS transporter, which yields MKSRLPIILICLNLVIDAMGIGLILPVMPFLIEDLHGDGISDAALWGGLLAFTYAAMQFLFGPLMGNLSDMVGRRPVLMLSLAALGIDYLLMAVAPTLALLVVARIISGVAGASYATASAYLADISPPEKRAANFGLIGASFGIGFVIGPLIGGLLGAFGPRAPFVAAGVLALANAILAFYFLPESLKPENRRRFSWRKANPFMALADMRHVPHVGGLMLVNFLIGVASWVYPAIWSYYTVYVFDFSATMVGISLTIYGVALALVQGGLIRPILHLLGEARTVWLGLGVTIAGFCLLILVRDTWILFMLIPFLAMGDIVDPALQGLMSNRMGDDEQGALQGVLAAINGVATMIAPLFFTGIFWLFTNDEAILHMPGMPFVAAAVLTLLAFWPLTLVMRQIR from the coding sequence ATGAAATCGCGTCTGCCCATCATTCTCATATGCCTCAATCTGGTAATCGACGCGATGGGTATCGGCCTCATTCTGCCGGTTATGCCCTTCTTGATCGAGGATTTGCACGGCGACGGGATATCCGACGCGGCGCTTTGGGGCGGGCTGCTGGCTTTTACCTATGCGGCGATGCAGTTCCTTTTCGGTCCACTGATGGGCAATCTGTCGGATATGGTAGGTCGGCGACCGGTGTTGATGCTGTCGCTTGCCGCCCTGGGTATTGACTACCTGCTGATGGCGGTTGCGCCCACGCTGGCGCTCTTGGTGGTGGCGAGGATCATTTCCGGTGTCGCCGGCGCCAGCTACGCCACGGCAAGTGCATACCTTGCGGATATATCCCCACCAGAGAAGCGTGCGGCCAATTTCGGACTGATCGGGGCGTCTTTCGGCATCGGATTCGTGATCGGTCCGCTGATCGGCGGGCTGCTTGGGGCCTTCGGCCCCCGCGCCCCGTTTGTCGCTGCCGGTGTACTGGCACTGGCCAACGCGATTCTGGCTTTCTATTTCCTGCCCGAAAGCCTGAAACCGGAAAATCGCCGACGGTTTTCCTGGCGCAAGGCCAATCCGTTCATGGCACTGGCCGACATGCGGCATGTGCCGCATGTCGGCGGCTTGATGCTCGTCAACTTCCTGATTGGGGTGGCATCCTGGGTCTATCCCGCGATCTGGAGCTACTACACGGTTTATGTATTCGATTTCTCGGCGACAATGGTCGGAATAAGCCTGACGATTTACGGGGTGGCGTTGGCACTGGTGCAGGGTGGTCTGATACGGCCGATTCTGCATTTGCTGGGTGAGGCCCGAACCGTGTGGCTGGGCCTGGGCGTGACGATTGCCGGCTTCTGCCTTCTGATTCTCGTACGGGACACTTGGATATTGTTCATGTTGATCCCTTTCCTGGCGATGGGGGATATCGTCGATCCGGCGCTGCAAGGATTGATGTCCAATCGCATGGGAGACGACGAACAGGGCGCATTGCAGGGCGTTCTGGCTGCGATCAACGGCGTGGCGACAATGATCGCGCCGCTGTTCTTTACCGGTATCTTCTGGTTGTTCACTAATGATGAGGCCATCCTACACATGCCCGGAATGCCGTTTGTTGCGGCTGCGGTGCTGACACTGCTGGCCTTCTGGCCTCTTACGCTGGTGATGCGCCAGATCCGGTGA
- a CDS encoding ABC transporter ATP-binding protein, giving the protein MSDLLDIRGLTKAYPGVQANSAVSFSLKRGEIHALLGENGAGKSTLVKTIYGLVKPDMGQMFIDGNLFEPSNPQSARAAGVAMVFQHFSLFDALTVAENITLGMTDPPPRRDLAQRIRDVANAYGLPLDPERRVGTLSVGERQRVEIVRCLLQSPRILIMDEPTSVLTPQEVATLFRTLRQLRSEGVGILYISHKLEEIRSLCDTATILRNGRKVGECTPAEKTAHQLAEMMIGMELDRPLPRLFTPGDTLLTLRDLSVPTADPFGTPLRGINLQLRAGEVLGIAGVAGNGQDELMLAISGETTAQRSSVVFEGHQIGHYSPAQRRMMGLLTAPEERLGHAAAGTMSLADNAFLTGRKRQRLDWNGFIKPKSTANFARAIIKRFDVRTPSVSTDARALSGGNLQKFVIGREILQRPRVLVVNQPTWGVDAHAAATIRTALRDLAASGTGVIVISQDLDELREISDTISVIALGTLTDPARNGSLTNEEIGLLMGGPRTEAEHAHA; this is encoded by the coding sequence GTGAGCGATCTTCTGGATATCCGCGGCCTGACGAAGGCTTACCCCGGCGTGCAGGCCAACTCCGCCGTGAGTTTCTCGCTCAAGCGCGGCGAAATCCACGCTCTGCTGGGCGAGAACGGGGCCGGAAAGTCGACCCTCGTCAAGACGATCTACGGCCTTGTCAAACCGGACATGGGCCAGATGTTTATTGACGGCAACCTTTTTGAACCGTCCAACCCGCAGTCCGCCCGCGCCGCTGGCGTAGCGATGGTCTTTCAGCATTTCTCACTGTTCGATGCGCTCACCGTAGCTGAGAACATCACGCTGGGAATGACGGACCCACCGCCGCGGCGCGATCTCGCACAACGCATCCGCGACGTCGCCAACGCCTACGGCCTGCCGCTCGATCCCGAACGCCGCGTCGGCACATTGTCAGTAGGAGAGCGTCAAAGGGTCGAAATCGTCCGTTGCCTGCTCCAGTCGCCTCGCATCCTGATCATGGACGAACCGACCTCTGTGCTGACACCACAAGAGGTGGCAACACTCTTTCGCACCTTGCGGCAACTGCGCTCCGAGGGCGTGGGCATCCTCTACATATCCCACAAACTGGAGGAGATTCGCAGCCTCTGTGACACCGCCACCATCCTGCGCAATGGCCGCAAGGTCGGCGAATGCACCCCCGCGGAGAAGACCGCTCACCAACTTGCTGAGATGATGATCGGCATGGAACTTGACCGGCCTCTGCCGCGCCTCTTTACGCCTGGCGACACATTGCTCACGTTGCGTGACCTGTCAGTACCAACAGCCGATCCGTTTGGCACGCCACTTCGCGGCATCAACCTTCAGCTCCGCGCAGGAGAGGTTCTGGGTATCGCCGGGGTCGCAGGCAACGGTCAGGATGAACTGATGCTGGCCATCAGCGGCGAGACGACGGCACAACGCAGTTCGGTCGTGTTCGAAGGACATCAGATCGGCCATTATTCGCCCGCACAGCGCCGGATGATGGGCCTGCTGACGGCCCCCGAAGAACGATTGGGCCATGCTGCTGCCGGCACCATGAGCCTTGCCGACAACGCGTTTCTGACAGGTCGAAAACGCCAGCGGCTGGATTGGAACGGTTTCATCAAGCCCAAGAGCACCGCCAATTTTGCCCGTGCCATCATCAAACGCTTCGATGTCCGCACGCCAAGCGTTTCCACCGATGCCCGCGCACTGTCCGGTGGCAATCTGCAGAAGTTTGTCATCGGCCGCGAAATTCTTCAACGTCCGAGAGTGCTGGTCGTCAATCAGCCGACGTGGGGCGTCGACGCTCATGCCGCCGCCACCATCCGCACCGCGCTGCGTGACCTTGCCGCTTCCGGGACCGGCGTCATTGTCATCAGCCAGGATCTGGACGAGTTGCGCGAAATTTCCGACACGATTTCAGTCATCGCCCTTGGCACCCTGACGGACCCCGCGCGCAACGGCTCCCTTACAAATGAGGAGATCGGCCTGCTGATGGGCGGCCCCAGAACGGAGGCTGAACATGCTCACGCTTGA
- a CDS encoding helix-hairpin-helix domain-containing protein: MPGPVDYTKLWPSSDETALEYWLSFSPMAPFFGVPWRFSEDKTMVEKKLKQVVAKAVPAANAATAAAPVAAAKPTAAAATKPEVKPAVKKAAAKSVEAKPKPASMDAAPAKTSAKPKAAKPVAKPAASPKTATPEVSRGAVKPKSAAQEPAASSKPADPKPAEAQKPPASTKPDDLTRIKGIGPKMAEALAEEGVTQFAEIAAWKPQDVARMDAKLGGLPGRIARDKWVDQAKGLAS; encoded by the coding sequence ATGCCCGGACCCGTCGACTACACCAAGCTTTGGCCTAGCAGCGATGAAACTGCGCTGGAATACTGGCTTTCCTTCTCGCCCATGGCTCCGTTTTTCGGGGTTCCGTGGCGTTTCTCCGAAGACAAGACAATGGTCGAGAAGAAGCTGAAGCAGGTCGTGGCGAAGGCAGTGCCTGCCGCCAACGCCGCAACGGCGGCCGCACCCGTGGCTGCAGCGAAACCGACAGCCGCAGCCGCAACGAAGCCTGAGGTGAAGCCCGCAGTGAAGAAAGCTGCAGCAAAGTCGGTGGAAGCGAAGCCGAAACCGGCAAGCATGGATGCGGCGCCAGCCAAGACGTCAGCGAAGCCCAAGGCAGCGAAACCTGTGGCAAAGCCAGCGGCAAGCCCGAAAACTGCGACCCCCGAAGTTTCGCGTGGCGCCGTCAAGCCGAAATCAGCTGCTCAGGAACCTGCCGCATCTTCGAAGCCGGCGGACCCGAAGCCAGCCGAAGCGCAAAAGCCACCGGCGAGCACCAAGCCGGACGACCTGACGAGGATCAAGGGGATAGGCCCGAAGATGGCGGAGGCACTGGCCGAAGAGGGTGTTACCCAGTTTGCGGAAATCGCGGCATGGAAACCGCAGGATGTCGCGCGGATGGATGCGAAGCTTGGCGGTTTGCCGGGCCGGATCGCGCGCGACAAATGGGTTGATCAGGCCAAGGGACTGGCGAGCTGA
- a CDS encoding BMP family ABC transporter substrate-binding protein, with the protein MISRRTLLAATTAAALSAGAGLAQDDPVKVGFIYVGPIGDFGWSYEHDQGRLAIEEHFGDQVETTYLESVPEGPDAERAIRQLAQAGHDLIFTTSFGYMNPTLKVAEQFPDVKFEHATGFKRLDNVSTYSGRFYEGRTVLGHIAGHMTETNTIGYIASFPIPEVVRGINSAYLAAKEVNPDVEFKIVWVNTWFDPGKEADAANALIEQGADVIMQHTDSPAAMTIAEEKGIYAFGQASDMMEFGPNARLSSIIDNWAPYYIDRTQAVIDGTWESKDTWDGIGPGMTEIGEFSDKIPAEVQASAQEIADKIAAGEMHSFTGPVNKQDGSAWLAEGETADDGTLLGMNFYVEGISGELPQ; encoded by the coding sequence ATGATTTCCCGCAGAACCCTTCTGGCCGCCACTACCGCAGCAGCGCTGTCCGCAGGCGCTGGTCTCGCCCAAGATGATCCGGTGAAGGTCGGTTTCATATATGTCGGCCCGATCGGCGATTTCGGCTGGTCGTACGAGCATGATCAGGGCCGTCTCGCCATCGAGGAGCATTTCGGTGATCAGGTTGAAACGACTTATCTTGAGTCCGTGCCCGAGGGCCCGGACGCCGAGCGCGCCATTCGACAGCTCGCGCAGGCAGGCCACGACCTGATCTTCACCACCTCCTTTGGCTATATGAATCCCACGCTGAAGGTCGCCGAGCAGTTCCCGGACGTTAAGTTCGAGCACGCGACCGGCTTCAAGCGTCTCGACAACGTCTCCACCTATTCGGGCCGTTTCTACGAGGGCCGCACCGTGCTCGGCCACATCGCAGGCCACATGACCGAAACCAATACAATCGGCTACATCGCCTCCTTCCCGATCCCGGAAGTCGTGCGCGGCATCAACTCTGCCTACCTGGCGGCCAAGGAAGTAAACCCGGACGTCGAGTTCAAGATTGTCTGGGTCAACACATGGTTCGACCCCGGCAAGGAAGCCGATGCCGCCAACGCCCTGATCGAACAGGGTGCGGACGTGATCATGCAGCACACCGACAGCCCCGCCGCCATGACCATCGCCGAGGAAAAGGGCATCTATGCCTTTGGTCAGGCCTCAGACATGATGGAATTCGGACCCAATGCCCGCCTTTCCTCGATCATCGACAATTGGGCACCCTATTACATTGATCGCACGCAGGCTGTGATCGACGGTACGTGGGAAAGCAAGGACACCTGGGACGGAATTGGTCCCGGCATGACCGAGATCGGCGAGTTCTCCGACAAGATCCCGGCCGAGGTACAGGCCTCCGCCCAGGAAATCGCCGACAAGATCGCTGCCGGCGAGATGCACTCCTTCACCGGACCGGTCAACAAGCAGGACGGTTCTGCCTGGCTTGCAGAGGGCGAGACTGCCGATGACGGAACATTGCTGGGTATGAACTTCTACGTAGAAGGCATTAGTGGCGAACTGCCCCAATAA
- the xdhC gene encoding xanthine dehydrogenase accessory protein XdhC, with protein MSFDRATLAEFVAANGTAVRIVIMAHKGSTPREVGTSMLVSRAAVDGTIGGGALEHQAISDARTLLADLSRQRRSLRVPLGPALGQCCGGSVELLLERFDANNLPEPDTAFARSVDGSIQPLAITRLLARSRQGEMILPTVAGGWFIEPPSMSLVPVWIWGAGHVGRAIVRALEGLPFDITWIDDDRQRFPDPLPDHVAPLLASNPVDATHRAPADAHHIVLTYSHALDLALTHALLSRPHASVGLIGSATKKARFMKRLSEMGLPSARTATLVCPIGHRALGKEPAAIALGVAFRLLEDVRAGQSVPASKGDVA; from the coding sequence ATGAGTTTTGACAGGGCGACGCTCGCGGAATTCGTGGCCGCAAATGGCACTGCCGTGAGGATTGTCATCATGGCCCACAAGGGATCGACGCCAAGAGAGGTCGGCACATCCATGCTCGTCTCTCGCGCCGCTGTGGACGGAACCATCGGTGGTGGGGCTCTGGAACATCAGGCAATCAGCGATGCACGCACCCTGCTCGCCGACCTGTCACGACAACGTCGCAGTCTCCGGGTTCCACTCGGTCCGGCACTCGGCCAATGTTGCGGCGGCAGCGTCGAGCTTCTGCTGGAACGGTTCGACGCCAACAACCTGCCCGAACCGGACACCGCTTTCGCGCGGTCGGTGGACGGCAGCATTCAGCCCTTGGCGATTACCCGCCTGCTCGCCAGATCACGGCAGGGGGAGATGATCTTGCCGACAGTCGCGGGCGGATGGTTCATCGAGCCGCCGTCGATGTCACTTGTGCCCGTCTGGATATGGGGGGCCGGGCATGTCGGCCGCGCCATCGTCCGAGCGCTGGAGGGTTTACCGTTCGACATCACCTGGATCGACGATGATCGCCAGCGCTTCCCCGACCCTCTTCCTGACCACGTCGCGCCCCTTCTGGCCTCCAATCCTGTGGATGCCACCCACCGTGCTCCGGCTGATGCGCATCACATCGTTCTCACCTATTCCCATGCGCTGGACCTTGCCCTGACCCACGCGCTTCTCTCCCGCCCTCACGCCAGCGTCGGGCTGATCGGTTCTGCTACCAAAAAGGCACGGTTCATGAAAAGATTGTCGGAAATGGGCCTGCCCTCGGCGCGAACCGCCACACTGGTATGTCCCATCGGCCACCGTGCCCTCGGGAAGGAACCGGCCGCCATTGCCCTCGGCGTCGCCTTCCGCTTACTTGAAGACGTGCGTGCCGGACAGTCCGTACCGGCATCTAAGGGTGATGTTGCGTGA